AGGCGGAATGTTTATACTCCCAGGGAATGGGGCATTTGTGCCATCACGAATGTATTGAACACGGTAGTGACCTATGCCGGCTTCTGGATGTGGAAGGAAGAGTGGATCACTATTACGATGGGGGTTAATTGGGGCATTATACCTGACTTCCTGCTCCTGTTCTTTGCCATGGACCTGCTGATGTTTGTATTCCACTTCGTCATTCATAAAACCTTTCTCTTTAAAGCGGTGCATCAACTGCACCATGAAGCCATACATCCGAAACCGATAGATCTTTTTATATTACACCCTATTGAAACAATGGCTTTTGGTGGAATGTGGCTGGCTTTATTGCTGCTGTATCCTTTTTCCATCTATGCCATTGTGATCTACCTGGTGGTAAATGTGGTGTTCGGGTTAACAGGTCACCTGGGGATGGAGCCATTACCTGCGGCAGTCCGCAACCTTCCTGTGATGAAATACCTGGGTACTTCCACTTTCCATCATGATCATCACCAGGATGTACAATATAACTTTGGTTTTTACACCAGTATCTGGGACCGGTTGTTCGGGACGCATAAGCATTAAAGCGAAGGCATGGAAAATTACAGCGTAGTCATTATTATCCTGGCTGTTATGATCGGGTTGTCTGCCATTGCGGACAAGGTCAGGCTGCCCTATCCTATCTTACTGATCAGTGCAGGGATTGCAGTGGGTTTTATTCCCACCTTACCGAACATTGAGTTGAACCCCGAAGTGGTTTTCCTGATCTTCCTTCCTCCTTTATTATATGACGCTGCCTTCAAAATCTCTTTCCGGCAATTCCGGACGAACATTAATACCATCAGCACTTTAGCTATCTCACTGGTATTTATAACGGCAACGGGTATAGCCGTTACAGCCCATTACCTGATCCCCGGAATGACCTGGCCACTGTCTTTTGTATTGGGGGCTATCCTCTCTGCAACAGATGCTGTGGCGGCGATGAGTATTACAAAGGGGTTGGGGCTTTCGCACAAAACCAATACCATCCTGGAAGGGGAAAGCCTGGTGAATGATGCTTCAGCGCTGGTAGTTTACAGGTTTGCCGTGGCAGCTGTTACGGGTACTGCTTTTGTATTCTGGAAGGCCTCGCTGGAATTTGTGATCTTAATGGTGGGTGGTTTTTTAGTGGGTTTTTTTATGGCGAAGCTGCTGGGGAAGGTATTGCAATACGTGCATCGAAATTATCTTGTCACTATCGGTTTCATGTTGCTGATGCCGTTTGTTACTTACCTGCTCGCAGAAGAAATGCATGTATCCGGTGTGATCGCAGTGGTGATGCTGGGTTTGGGTATTTCGCGGTTCAGCAGAAAATTGTTGCCGGATGGTTTACGCCAGCAGAGTAAATCTTTCTGGGATGTGATCATCTTCCTCCTGAACGGATTGATCTTTATTCTTATTGGTCTCCAGTTCCCTTATGTGGCCAAAAGCCTGGAAAGGGAACAGATCATCCTGTATATCGGTTATGGTTTTATTATTACCCTAGTGGCTTTGGTGATACGGGTAGCGCGGGTATTTGGGCAACAGCTCAACCTGGAGCGGGCTTTTAAAAAAGGGAAGGGGCGGATCACGGAACATGCCCTGCTGGATTTTAAAAATAGCCTGATCATCAGCTGGTCAGGTATGCGGGGAATTGTTTCCCTGGCTATCGCTATCGGGTTACCGGCAACTTTGAAGGATGGGAGTCCGTTTCCGCAGCGGGCCGCCATTATATTTATTTCCATTGTGGTGGTTTTATTTACGCTCATAGGGCAGGGGCTTACTTTACCCTGGCTGGTAAGGAAGTTAAATACGGAGGAAAAGAAAACTGTTTAATCTCCTTTTTTTTAAAAAATAATATAGCATTAGCCCCTGTTAGTGCATTTGTTAGCCCTTTTATTAACGTTTATTAATCCTTTTTTAATCCTCTTCTGCTTACTTAGCATTACGTTATGTAAATCATAAAAATGATACAAATGAGAAAGTATGGAGCCTGGGTTTTCCTGGTGGCAGCGCTCAGTCTGTTTGCCTGGAAATGTAAAGTATCTCAGCAGGCGCAAATTGTTCAACGGGATGGATCAGGGAAGATCATTGTTAACCCGCATCCGAATCCCGGCTATCTCTCAGTAAAGGAAAGCATGGAATCCATTCAGCTTCCTCCCGGCTATAAATTACAACTGGTGGCCAGTGAGCCGATGATCAAAGAACCGGTGGCCATTGTCTGGGATGGCAATGCGAGGATGTACGTGGCAGAAATGCGCACCTACATGCAGGATATTAATGGTACGGGTGAAAATGAACCCATCTGCCGCATCTCTCTTTTGGAGGATACGAATGGGGATGGGGCGATGGATAAGTCTTCCGTATTTATCGACAGCCTGGTGCTGCCCCGCATGATGTTGTGCATCGGGCATAAACTACTGGTGAATGAAACGTATACTTACGATATCTACAGTTATACAGATACAAATGGAGATGGCGTAGCAGATCAGAAAGAACCTGTTTATAAAAATCCGAAGGCAGACACGCGTAACCTGGAACATCAGAAAAGCGGGCTGGTCTGGAATATGGATAACTGGATCTACGTAAGTTGCGACCCTGTGCGTTACCGTTATACCAAAGGGAAACTGGTGGCAGATACACTGACCAATTCTCCCGGCGGACAATGGGGTTTGGCCAATGATGATTATGGCCGCATGTATTTTTCCAGTGCAGGTGCGGAAATTCCGGCACTGGGTTTTCAGATCAACCCGGCTTATGGATTGTACAATCCGAAAGATCAGTACAACCAGGAATTCCTGGCGGTATGGCCCATCATTGTTACCCCGGATGTACAAGGCGGCATGAACCGGTTACGCCCTGATACCACCCTGAATCATTTTACGGCAGGTTGCGGGCAATCCGTTTTCCGGGGAGATGCATTGCCGGCAGACCTTAAAGGTGATCTCATTATCTGTGAGCCGGTGGGCAGGCTGATCCGCAGAGCGAAAGTTACTACCAGCGAAGGAAAGGTGACGTTGCGGAATGCTTACGAGAAAGAAGAATTCATGGCCTCCTATGATATGAATTTCCGCCCGGTGAACAGTACTACCGGGCCGGATGGCTGTTTATACATTGTAGATATGCATCGCGGAATTATCCAGGAAGCCACCTGGACGAAAGAAGGTAGTTTCCTCCGCCCGCGGATCCTGCAAAAGGGATTGGAAAAGAATATCGGGCGCGGAAGAATTTACCGGCTGGTGCATGATGGATATAAACCAGGCCCTAAACCCCAACTTCTGGATAAACCTGCCAGCGCTTTGTTGCCTTACCTCGAACATCCCAACGGATGGTGGCGGGAGAATGCGCAAAAGGAGATCATTGTTTCAGGAGATCAGTCTGTGGTGCCTGCGCTGAAGCAAATGGCAGTAAGTAAAACAAACAGTCACCTGGCACGTGTACATGCTTTATGGACACTGGAGGGTTTGGGAGCTATTGATAAACCCACCCTCTTTGCTGCGATGGATGATAATGATCCGCAGGTAAGGAAGGCTGCGGTGTGGATCAGTGAATCGCTGCTGAAACAAAATGATGAGCAGGTATTGGATAAACTGGCGGAACTGAAAAGTGATACCTCTTCTCTTGTACAGGTACAGCTGGCTTTAACAATGGGACAGAGCAAAGCGGAGGCAGCGCGTTATGTGGAAGGACGTTTGAAAGCGTATTCTCAGTATCCGGGTGTATTGGATGGGGTGAGTAATAGCCTGGAGGTAACAAAGAATACAAAACTCTTTGGCGGCAGGCTGGCCAATATGCCGGCGGCACATCGTAACCTGATCCTGAATGGTGCGAATATCTATAAACAATTATGTTCTACCTGTCATGGTCCGGATGGTAAAGGTTTGGCCGTTGGGGATGCTGCTACAGCAGCGCCGCCTTTTGTAGGTTCCAAAAGAGTGGATGGAGATAAAGTGGCGATGATCCTCATTATGCTGAATGGGTTGTCAGGGCCTGTTGACGGGAAAAATTACCCGGATGTAATGGCACCCTTCGGTGCTACGAATAATGATGAATGGGTAGCTGCTGTGTTGAGTTATATCCGTTACAATTACGGGAAAAATAAAACACCGGTAGTAGATGTGGAGAGTGTGAAACAGGTAAGAGCAAAAACTTCCGCAAGAAATGCTTTCTGGACGATCGCAGAATTAGAGAATATTAAATAACGAGGAAAGATAAAGATGTTCATGGGCGAAAAACCCAATTATAATTTCGGAAAATTAAAAGCAGACAGACCATGAAAAAATATTTCTTTGGATTGATCGTACTGGTAACATTAGCGGGTTATAAAACAGATGAAAAGTATAAACCAGATCCCCGCACCCTTGATAGAAAAGTGATGTTCGGTTATCAGGGTTGGTTTGGTACCCCTAATGACGGTTCCGGGCTGGGTTACTGGAAACACTGGTTCCGCAACAAGCCTGATTCTGGTTTTGCCACTTTTGATTTCTGGCCGGATATGCGGGAGTATCCTGCAAATACGCAGGAAGCCACCCATATGAAATATGCAGATGGTTCGCCGGCTAAAGTATATTCCGCTTATCATTACGGGGTGGTGGACCTTCATTTCAAATGGTTACAGGAGCACGACCTGGATGGTGTGTTCCAGCAACGGTTTGTTACGGAACTGAAAGGCCGGGCCTCTCTGAAACATTTTACCCAGGTGGTGCGGAATGTGAAACAGGCGAGCGAAAAATATGAACGCGTGTATTGCATCATGTATGATATCTCCGGTGCAGGAGAGCAATGGAAAGAGATCATTGAAAGGGATTGGAAATACCTGGTGGATTCACTGGAAGTTACGAAGGGTAAGTCTTATCTTCATCATAAAGGCAGGCCACTGGTGGCGATATGGGGGCTTGGT
This DNA window, taken from Chitinophaga niabensis, encodes the following:
- a CDS encoding sterol desaturase family protein: MSSLCEALLGLSVPLLWLLFLLENAGITFLVLYIGRLVQGRRNVYTPREWGICAITNVLNTVVTYAGFWMWKEEWITITMGVNWGIIPDFLLLFFAMDLLMFVFHFVIHKTFLFKAVHQLHHEAIHPKPIDLFILHPIETMAFGGMWLALLLLYPFSIYAIVIYLVVNVVFGLTGHLGMEPLPAAVRNLPVMKYLGTSTFHHDHHQDVQYNFGFYTSIWDRLFGTHKH
- a CDS encoding Na+/H+ antiporter codes for the protein MENYSVVIIILAVMIGLSAIADKVRLPYPILLISAGIAVGFIPTLPNIELNPEVVFLIFLPPLLYDAAFKISFRQFRTNINTISTLAISLVFITATGIAVTAHYLIPGMTWPLSFVLGAILSATDAVAAMSITKGLGLSHKTNTILEGESLVNDASALVVYRFAVAAVTGTAFVFWKASLEFVILMVGGFLVGFFMAKLLGKVLQYVHRNYLVTIGFMLLMPFVTYLLAEEMHVSGVIAVVMLGLGISRFSRKLLPDGLRQQSKSFWDVIIFLLNGLIFILIGLQFPYVAKSLEREQIILYIGYGFIITLVALVIRVARVFGQQLNLERAFKKGKGRITEHALLDFKNSLIISWSGMRGIVSLAIAIGLPATLKDGSPFPQRAAIIFISIVVVLFTLIGQGLTLPWLVRKLNTEEKKTV
- a CDS encoding PVC-type heme-binding CxxCH protein → MRKYGAWVFLVAALSLFAWKCKVSQQAQIVQRDGSGKIIVNPHPNPGYLSVKESMESIQLPPGYKLQLVASEPMIKEPVAIVWDGNARMYVAEMRTYMQDINGTGENEPICRISLLEDTNGDGAMDKSSVFIDSLVLPRMMLCIGHKLLVNETYTYDIYSYTDTNGDGVADQKEPVYKNPKADTRNLEHQKSGLVWNMDNWIYVSCDPVRYRYTKGKLVADTLTNSPGGQWGLANDDYGRMYFSSAGAEIPALGFQINPAYGLYNPKDQYNQEFLAVWPIIVTPDVQGGMNRLRPDTTLNHFTAGCGQSVFRGDALPADLKGDLIICEPVGRLIRRAKVTTSEGKVTLRNAYEKEEFMASYDMNFRPVNSTTGPDGCLYIVDMHRGIIQEATWTKEGSFLRPRILQKGLEKNIGRGRIYRLVHDGYKPGPKPQLLDKPASALLPYLEHPNGWWRENAQKEIIVSGDQSVVPALKQMAVSKTNSHLARVHALWTLEGLGAIDKPTLFAAMDDNDPQVRKAAVWISESLLKQNDEQVLDKLAELKSDTSSLVQVQLALTMGQSKAEAARYVEGRLKAYSQYPGVLDGVSNSLEVTKNTKLFGGRLANMPAAHRNLILNGANIYKQLCSTCHGPDGKGLAVGDAATAAPPFVGSKRVDGDKVAMILIMLNGLSGPVDGKNYPDVMAPFGATNNDEWVAAVLSYIRYNYGKNKTPVVDVESVKQVRAKTSARNAFWTIAELENIK
- a CDS encoding glycoside hydrolase family 71/99-like protein — protein: MKKYFFGLIVLVTLAGYKTDEKYKPDPRTLDRKVMFGYQGWFGTPNDGSGLGYWKHWFRNKPDSGFATFDFWPDMREYPANTQEATHMKYADGSPAKVYSAYHYGVVDLHFKWLQEHDLDGVFQQRFVTELKGRASLKHFTQVVRNVKQASEKYERVYCIMYDISGAGEQWKEIIERDWKYLVDSLEVTKGKSYLHHKGRPLVAIWGLGFDHTTFASAAETDSLLNWFHKGAAKKYQATIMGGVNNNWLHHQNEWKPVYDKLDVISPWSVGRYKDHAGADKFRDTAVVPDLAYCKKNRIDYMPVIWPGFSWYNLRNGKTAFNQIPRSGGNFYWHQSYNVINAGANMVYIAMYDEVDEGTAMYKLAPTAAEKPVSAKYLSLDQDGIALPADWYLRLAGATSQIVRGKASNVSTIPIKQ